The following are encoded in a window of Bacillota bacterium genomic DNA:
- the porA gene encoding pyruvate ferredoxin oxidoreductase — MAIRERLSGNEATAFAMKQINPDVVAAFPITPSTEVPQYFSTYVANGEVDTEFVAVESEHSAMSACIGAQAAGARAMTATSANGLALMWELLYIASGSRLPIVMACINRALSGPINIHNDHSDSMGARDSGWIQLYSENCQEAYDNMLMAHRIGEHHDVLLPVMVCQDGFITSHAIENIELLEDEKVKAFVGEYKPQYFLLNKENPISVGPLDHFTHYFEHKRQQAEAMKNAKKVILEVSEEFYRLTGRKYGLFEEYKTDDAEVCIVVLNSTAGTTKFVVDKMRQEGKKVGLIKPRVYRPFPVDEIAEALAKFKAVAVMDKADSFNAAGGPLFTDITSAMFSKEVFGPKVINYIYGLGGRDVRTDDIELIYNKLLNIAISGKVDSVYNYIGVRE, encoded by the coding sequence ATGGCTATAAGAGAAAGACTAAGCGGAAATGAAGCTACCGCTTTTGCTATGAAACAGATAAATCCGGATGTAGTGGCAGCATTTCCTATAACACCGTCTACTGAAGTACCGCAATATTTTTCAACCTATGTTGCCAATGGAGAGGTAGATACGGAGTTTGTTGCAGTTGAATCAGAGCATAGCGCAATGTCGGCCTGCATAGGCGCCCAGGCTGCAGGGGCAAGGGCTATGACTGCTACTTCGGCGAACGGACTTGCCCTGATGTGGGAGCTTTTGTATATTGCGTCAGGTTCAAGGTTGCCTATAGTTATGGCATGTATAAACAGGGCGCTTTCCGGACCAATCAATATACACAATGACCACAGTGATTCCATGGGAGCAAGGGATTCAGGTTGGATTCAGCTTTATTCTGAAAATTGCCAGGAGGCATACGATAATATGCTTATGGCTCATAGGATTGGTGAACATCATGACGTACTTCTTCCAGTGATGGTTTGCCAGGACGGATTCATCACTTCTCATGCAATAGAAAACATTGAGCTTTTGGAAGATGAAAAGGTGAAAGCTTTTGTAGGTGAATACAAGCCGCAATATTTTCTTTTAAATAAAGAAAATCCAATATCTGTCGGACCTTTGGACCATTTTACACACTATTTTGAGCATAAAAGACAGCAGGCTGAAGCAATGAAAAATGCAAAAAAGGTTATTCTCGAAGTATCAGAAGAGTTTTACAGACTAACGGGAAGAAAATACGGCCTTTTTGAAGAGTATAAAACTGATGATGCAGAAGTATGTATTGTGGTACTAAATTCTACTGCCGGTACTACAAAATTTGTTGTTGATAAGATGAGGCAGGAAGGTAAAAAGGTTGGTTTAATTAAACCGCGTGTTTACAGGCCCTTCCCTGTTGATGAAATTGCTGAAGCCCTGGCCAAATTCAAGGCTGTTGCCGTAATGGATAAGGCAGATAGTTTTAATGCTGCCGGAGGACCATTATTTACTGATATAACCAGCGCAATGTTTTCAAAAGAAGTATTTGGTCCTAAAGTTATCAATTATATTTATGGATTGGGCGGAAGAGATGTCAGGACAGATGATATTGAACTTATTTATAACAAGCTCCTGAACATAGCAATTTCAGGCAAAGTAGATTCAGTCTACAACTATATTGGTGTAAGAGAATAG
- a CDS encoding 4Fe-4S binding protein — protein MSIKDCSDVKCRVENLEKVISPDVSWKDITIGGMIANAGNAELFNTGDWRSMKPIWIKDKCKQCLLCYPVCPDTSILIDNEGKRTDFDYKHCKGCGICAKVCPFKAIDFIEEV, from the coding sequence ATGAGTATCAAAGATTGCAGCGATGTAAAATGCAGAGTAGAAAATTTAGAAAAAGTTATTTCTCCCGATGTGAGCTGGAAGGATATTACCATTGGAGGCATGATAGCAAATGCAGGAAATGCAGAGCTTTTTAACACCGGCGATTGGCGTTCTATGAAGCCGATCTGGATAAAGGATAAATGCAAACAATGTCTTTTATGTTATCCTGTATGTCCTGATACATCAATATTAATAGACAACGAAGGAAAAAGGACTGATTTTGATTATAAACATTGTAAAGGCTGTGGTATTTGTGCTAAAGTGTGTCCTTTTAAAGCCATAGACTTTATTGAGGAAGTATAA
- a CDS encoding 2-oxoacid:acceptor oxidoreductase family protein, with protein MGKVVEIRWHGRGGQGAKTASLLLADAAFDTGKYIQGFPEYGPERMGAPITAYNRISDDKLTIHSNIYEPDYVVVIDETLLETVDVTSGLKEDGAIIINTTKSPDEIRPLLKGYKGKICTVDARTISIETLGRYFPNTPMLGAVVKVSKVMDEKTFLDSMVGSFKHKFANKSEVIEGNMKALERAMQEVKGL; from the coding sequence ATGGGTAAAGTTGTTGAAATCAGATGGCATGGCCGCGGCGGACAAGGCGCAAAAACAGCATCATTGCTGTTGGCTGATGCAGCATTTGATACGGGAAAATACATTCAGGGTTTTCCGGAATATGGACCTGAGAGAATGGGTGCGCCAATTACCGCTTATAACCGTATAAGTGATGACAAACTTACAATTCACAGCAATATTTATGAACCTGATTATGTTGTTGTTATTGATGAGACTCTTTTAGAAACAGTTGATGTTACTTCAGGTTTGAAGGAAGATGGCGCAATAATAATTAACACTACAAAATCTCCTGATGAAATAAGGCCTCTTCTAAAAGGCTATAAGGGAAAAATTTGTACTGTTGATGCGAGGACTATATCTATTGAAACATTGGGCAGATATTTCCCAAACACTCCCATGTTGGGGGCTGTTGTAAAAGTAAGTAAGGTAATGGATGAGAAGACATTTCTTGATAGTATGGTAGGTTCATTCAAGCATAAGTTTGCGAATAAATCGGAAGTAATTGAAGGCAATATGAAGGCGCTTGAAAGGGCTATGCAGGAGGTGAAAGGTTTATGA
- a CDS encoding pro-sigmaK processing inhibitor BofA family protein: protein MAPLKILLKLIYKVVIGGTIIFLFNLIGRFFGVQIALNIISALFIGFLGFPGLILLITLKIIF, encoded by the coding sequence ATGGCTCCATTAAAAATATTATTAAAACTTATATACAAAGTAGTAATAGGGGGTACAATAATCTTTTTGTTTAATCTTATAGGAAGATTTTTTGGTGTGCAAATAGCTTTGAATATTATATCGGCGTTATTTATCGGCTTTTTAGGTTTTCCAGGTCTTATTCTTCTTATAACTCTCAAAATAATTTTTTAA
- a CDS encoding YaaL family protein: MDLNTGKKVGFFNVLVKNRLTRLLKEIIFLNIKKNTTVKNTVNRNYITDDDNTLIEDIRSAKNEWLNVDSNFQYVCENEIIDYYTYMLKAAQIKYEYYLKKAKERGLKVKYRA; this comes from the coding sequence ATGGACCTGAATACCGGGAAAAAGGTCGGTTTTTTTAATGTTCTGGTTAAGAACCGGTTGACCAGGCTATTAAAGGAAATAATATTTTTAAACATAAAGAAAAATACTACTGTAAAAAACACAGTAAATCGTAATTACATAACAGATGACGATAACACTTTAATTGAAGATATTAGGAGTGCTAAAAATGAGTGGTTAAATGTCGATTCCAATTTTCAATATGTATGTGAAAACGAAATTATTGATTATTACACATATATGTTAAAGGCTGCCCAAATAAAGTATGAATATTACCTCAAAAAAGCGAAAGAAAGAGGGCTTAAGGTCAAATATAGAGCATAG
- a CDS encoding NUDIX hydrolase has protein sequence MKETNAKEIYTREERIEFINSDFFYRMKHLVENDRKGEVVFCIIRPNGKIITITCEEYPKGIYRIPSGGIGYGEDIENAVFREVKEELGLEVEIIDYIGWLKIEFQYKDEKIKINEKVIFYSYLFILKEVGGMLLSGALDDEISEVREVDLKELADIVESLNNIEGKWRDWGKFRYVTSKAILDYLTNTRYG, from the coding sequence ATGAAAGAAACAAACGCGAAAGAAATTTATACTAGAGAAGAAAGGATAGAGTTTATCAATAGTGATTTTTTTTATAGGATGAAACATCTTGTAGAAAATGACAGGAAGGGAGAGGTGGTATTCTGCATAATTCGGCCAAATGGAAAAATCATTACTATTACATGCGAAGAGTATCCTAAGGGAATTTATAGGATTCCTTCAGGAGGTATAGGATATGGTGAGGATATTGAAAATGCCGTATTTAGGGAAGTAAAAGAAGAGCTTGGACTTGAAGTAGAAATAATTGATTATATAGGTTGGTTGAAGATTGAATTTCAATATAAGGATGAGAAAATAAAAATAAATGAGAAAGTAATTTTTTATTCTTATTTATTTATACTCAAGGAAGTAGGAGGAATGCTTTTATCCGGGGCATTGGATGATGAAATCAGCGAAGTCAGGGAAGTAGACTTAAAAGAATTAGCTGATATTGTGGAATCTCTTAACAATATAGAGGGTAAATGGAGAGATTGGGGCAAATTTAGATATGTAACCTCAAAAGCTATACTGGATTATTTGACCAATACACGGTACGGGTGA